Proteins encoded in a region of the Magallana gigas chromosome 8, xbMagGiga1.1, whole genome shotgun sequence genome:
- the LOC105332253 gene encoding protein FRA10AC1 homolog translates to MSEEQESVDFSRIHTGGGYSSDFDSDAERDKRSTRYDLIPQQTKTTEKVVNKRELEDEYGREEGKIHRMQILSMDAYTRHKKYVNDYIQYYGGSEKFFKRDSSKDKTDLDVIKENHKFLWDDEEADTWEKRLAKKYYDKLFKEYCITDLSRYKENKVAMRWRIEKEVVEGKGHFSCGNRKCDEKNGLRSWEVNFAYVEGGEKKNALVKLRLCPDCSYRLNYHHKKKEILPKQRKRDKRSESKNKKHKSRHESPTPDTDEDNPEASSSKQKETSNEDEKSIWSGPAKVSEEKSRDEEFEDYFEDMFL, encoded by the exons ATGTCAGAGGAACAAGAGAGCGTAGACTTCTCACGG ATCCACACAGGTGGAGGGTATTCTTCAGACTTTGATTCCGATGCAGAGAGGGATAAAAG ATCCACAAGGTATGACCTGATTCCACAGCAAACAAAAACTACAGAAAAAGTCGTAAACAAACGGGAACTTGAGGACGAGTATGGCAG GGAAGAAGGCAAAATTCATAGAATGCAAATTCTTAGCATGGATGCA TACACACGACATAAGAAGTATGTCAATGACTACATCCAGTATTATGGAGGATCAGAAAAATTCTTCAAAAGAGATAG tTCGAAAGACAAAACTGACTTGGACGTGATCAAAGAAAACCATAAATTTCTGTGGGACGATGAAGAAGCCGACACTTG GGAGAAAAGGTTGGCAAAGAAATACTATGACAAGTTATTCAAAGAATACTGCATCACAGATCTCAGCAGGTACAAGGAAAACAAG GTTGCCATGAGGTGGAGAATTGAAAAAGAAGTTGTTGAAGGGAAAG GTCATTTTAGTTGTGGAAACAGAAAATGTGATGAAAAGAATGGACTGCGAAGTTGGGAGGTTAATTTTGCATATGTTGAAGGCGGCGAAAAGAAAAACGCACTTGTTAAATTAA GACTGTGTCCAGATTGTTCATACAGATTAAACTACCACCACAA aaagaaagaaattctTCCAAAACAAAGGAAGAGGGACAAACGAAGTGAATCCAAGAACAAGAAACACAAATCTCGCCACGAAAGCCCCACACCAGATACAG ATGAAGACAATCCAGAAGCTTCTTCAAGTAAACAAAAAGAGACCTCTAATGAAGATGAGAAATCCATTTGGAGTGGTCCAGCCAAAGTCTCAGAAGAGAAATCAAG ggatgaagaatttgaagattattttgaagatatgtttttatga
- the LOC105328567 gene encoding exosome complex component CSL4 translates to MAAPTICVPGQRICRLEETCKGGNGTYPRNGYIYSSLAGYLHTSEGEGGKSLIEVKTQEEQNVVPSVDAIVTTRITNVNPRFCKCLILSVGKIPLREPFRGQIRKEDVRATEKDKVEMYKCFRPGDIVVAKVLSLGDAHSYILSTAENELGVVIATSEAGATLEPISWCKMKCPKTMAEEFRKVAKVQPKYVQYAGT, encoded by the exons atGGCTGCGCCCACAATTTGTGTTCCAG GTCAGAGGATATGCCGCTTGGAGGAGACTTGTAAAGGAGGAAATGGAACTTACCCTAGAAATGGCTACATCTACTCAAGTCTAGCAGGGTATTTACATACTTCTGAAGGTGAAGGTGGAAAG tCCCTTATTGAAGTGAAAACACAGGAGGAGCAGAATGTTGTACCCTCAGTGGATGCCATAGTAACAACAAGG ATAACAAATGTCAACCCTAGATTCTGCAAATGTTTAATTCTAAGTGTAGGAAAGATTCCACTGAGAGAGCCATTTCGAGGTCAAATAAG gaAAGAAGATGTTCGAGCAACAGAAAAAGACAAA GTTGAAATGTACAAGTGTTTTAGACCTGGAGATATTGTTGTCGCAAAAGTT CTTTCACTTGGAGATGCCCATTCTTATATACTCAGTACAGCAGAAAATGAACTAGGAGTTGTCATAGCAACAAGTGAAGCAG gtGCTACATTGGAGCCCATCAGTTGGTGCAAGATGAAATGCCCCAAAACAATGGCAGAGGAATTTAGAAAAGTAGCCAAAGTACAGCCAAAATATGTACAATACGCAGGAACGtaa